A portion of the Microlunatus phosphovorus NM-1 genome contains these proteins:
- a CDS encoding ABC transporter transmembrane domain-containing protein, whose protein sequence is MTSFAAATRSVPPTRGPWSYLAWLVWQQRRRVALGAFLGTAWTVGLVVPPYLLSQAVDALVDADRRVVLAWSTALVVSGAVLAGLGIWRHRTMSQVRMDAAFRTVSVVTAQAVRLGATLNQRSRAGEVVTIGIGDVWTIGRSLTVTGPGVGAVLAYGAIAVLLFRVSALLAVVVLIGVPILALILGPAMGRLQNTGTAYRSQQGTLTGRIIDIIGGLSVLNGLGGKETYARRFRQESQELQRQGYRVGRVTSLIQALGLGLPTLS, encoded by the coding sequence ATGACGAGTTTCGCCGCGGCCACGCGCTCGGTTCCGCCGACTCGGGGGCCCTGGTCGTACTTGGCATGGCTCGTGTGGCAGCAGCGCCGGAGAGTCGCGCTGGGCGCGTTCTTGGGCACTGCGTGGACGGTGGGTCTGGTCGTGCCGCCGTACCTCCTCTCCCAAGCTGTCGATGCGCTGGTCGACGCCGACCGTCGGGTCGTGCTCGCCTGGTCGACGGCGCTCGTCGTCTCGGGTGCGGTGCTGGCTGGGCTGGGGATCTGGCGCCATCGCACGATGTCGCAAGTCCGGATGGACGCCGCGTTCCGGACAGTCTCGGTGGTGACCGCTCAAGCCGTACGGCTCGGTGCCACGCTGAATCAGCGGAGTCGGGCCGGGGAGGTCGTGACCATCGGGATCGGCGACGTCTGGACGATCGGACGCAGCCTGACGGTCACGGGACCGGGCGTGGGTGCCGTGCTGGCCTATGGCGCGATCGCGGTGCTGCTGTTCCGGGTTTCGGCGCTCCTGGCCGTGGTGGTCCTGATCGGCGTGCCGATCCTTGCGCTGATCCTGGGACCGGCGATGGGACGGCTGCAGAACACCGGCACGGCATATCGGAGCCAGCAGGGCACGTTGACAGGTCGGATCATCGACATCATCGGTGGCCTATCCGTCCTGAACGGGCTTGGCGGCAAGGAGACGTACGCCCGACGTTTCCGTCAGGAGTCCCAAGAGCTACAACGTCAGGGCTACCGAGTCGGCCGCGTCACCAGCTTGATCCAAGCACTCGGGCTGGGACTGCCGACGCTTTCGTAG
- a CDS encoding VOC family protein: MQPALTGQIVVILTVNDADRSAAWYGRLLGAAESSRYSSGDGPLQVVVEEPATGMQLCLLSRPGNRSDRFDERRIGLDHVEFLVATRAALDDWAEHLDQLGVVHSGIKEPRYGSAAMVTLRDPDNIQLEFYWPGS; encoded by the coding sequence ATGCAGCCAGCGCTCACCGGCCAGATCGTCGTCATCCTCACCGTCAACGACGCAGATCGCAGCGCCGCGTGGTACGGGCGACTCCTTGGTGCCGCGGAGTCCAGTCGCTACAGCTCCGGAGACGGCCCGCTCCAGGTGGTAGTCGAGGAGCCTGCCACCGGGATGCAACTGTGTCTGTTGAGCCGACCCGGGAATCGATCCGACCGCTTCGACGAACGGCGGATCGGATTGGATCACGTGGAGTTTCTGGTGGCTACCCGTGCGGCCCTCGACGATTGGGCCGAGCACCTCGACCAGCTCGGAGTCGTGCACTCCGGCATCAAGGAACCCCGGTACGGTTCAGCGGCCATGGTCACTCTACGAGATCCCGACAACATCCAACTGGAGTTCTATTGGCCAGGCTCCTGA
- a CDS encoding GNAT family N-acetyltransferase codes for MTNLFADSTSVAEADPSDIAMLFEVYCDVVASGGATPSDDDELHDLFNEGWIRRRRVYAARRHGATLGGYFLRSNFPAMAGHIAQCGYLVSRSVRGQGIGTGLVLHSLAEARRLGYSAMMFNLVNEDNPSRRIYERAGFQVVGRIPLAHDQLDGLIYWRSLDAGGSSAQEPGQ; via the coding sequence GTGACCAACCTCTTCGCTGATTCCACGAGTGTCGCCGAAGCTGATCCCTCCGACATCGCCATGCTGTTCGAGGTCTATTGCGATGTCGTCGCCAGCGGCGGCGCCACTCCTTCGGATGACGACGAGTTGCACGACCTGTTCAACGAGGGATGGATACGCCGACGGCGGGTGTATGCGGCCCGCCGCCACGGCGCGACTCTCGGCGGATACTTTCTGAGAAGCAATTTCCCCGCTATGGCTGGCCACATCGCACAATGCGGCTACTTGGTCAGCCGTAGCGTTCGGGGCCAGGGCATCGGGACCGGTCTTGTTCTCCACTCGTTGGCGGAGGCGCGTCGACTTGGCTACTCGGCCATGATGTTCAACCTCGTCAACGAGGACAATCCCTCTCGTCGAATCTATGAGAGGGCCGGCTTTCAAGTAGTCGGTCGTATCCCCCTCGCGCACGATCAGCTTGACGGATTGATCTACTGGCGCAGCCTCGATGCTGGCGGGAGCAGCGCTCAGGAGCCTGGCCAATAG
- a CDS encoding DinB family protein: MSDIEVERYPDLDADERTTLSQFLDLYRHRALSRLTILSDEQARTRILPATKLTAGGVVKHLAHMEDHWFTARVGAGELPEPWGSAPAAQSDWDLESAADDSVEEIADLYRAACNRSRKVADRLPSLEVRAPRPSFGKVPVTLRWVMVHMIEETACHVGHLDLLTDPFVNLSDR; this comes from the coding sequence ATGTCCGATATCGAGGTCGAGCGGTATCCAGACCTTGATGCAGATGAGCGCACGACCCTCAGCCAGTTCCTCGACCTGTACCGGCATCGAGCGTTATCCCGGCTCACGATCCTGTCGGACGAACAGGCCCGAACAAGGATCCTGCCAGCAACGAAGCTCACAGCGGGTGGCGTCGTCAAGCATCTGGCGCACATGGAGGACCACTGGTTCACGGCGCGCGTGGGGGCTGGCGAGTTGCCGGAGCCGTGGGGGTCGGCTCCGGCTGCCCAGTCAGATTGGGACCTCGAATCCGCTGCCGACGATTCCGTCGAGGAAATCGCCGACCTGTATCGCGCCGCCTGCAATCGCAGTCGCAAGGTGGCCGATCGACTTCCCAGTTTGGAGGTCAGAGCACCTCGTCCTTCATTCGGAAAGGTCCCTGTGACACTCCGCTGGGTGATGGTGCACATGATCGAGGAAACCGCCTGTCACGTCGGACACCTGGATCTACTGACCGATCCCTTCGTCAATCTCAGCGATCGGTAG
- a CDS encoding alpha/beta fold hydrolase, translating into MNTAIRDGYLDAAGVSLHYAEQGEGEPVMLLHGYTSDIRGQWMDTGVFPALARTYRTIALDARGHGSSDKPHDPAAYGAELGDDVPRLLDHLAIDRAHIVGYSMGAHTVAQLLTRHPERFRTAVLGGACGRRNWTKRDQRRVDTEAAEMEQGLPRSAILRLWPDDRPLPTEEELHALAVRQLEGHDRLALAALRRSTPAQVVTETAMRAVTVPTLGIVGTSDPYVEDFLRLEEIMPQLELVTIDGADHATAPGRAEFRDALTAFLARRASADLS; encoded by the coding sequence ATGAACACAGCGATCCGCGACGGCTACCTCGACGCAGCCGGGGTGTCGCTCCACTACGCCGAGCAGGGAGAAGGGGAGCCGGTGATGCTGCTGCACGGGTACACCAGCGATATCCGTGGGCAGTGGATGGACACCGGGGTGTTTCCCGCCCTCGCGCGTACCTACCGCACCATCGCCCTGGATGCCCGGGGACATGGGTCGAGTGACAAGCCGCACGACCCAGCTGCGTACGGTGCCGAGCTCGGCGACGACGTTCCGCGACTGCTGGATCACCTCGCCATCGACCGAGCCCACATCGTCGGCTATTCGATGGGTGCACACACGGTGGCCCAGCTGCTGACCAGACATCCCGAGCGATTCCGGACCGCGGTGCTCGGCGGTGCCTGCGGCCGGCGGAACTGGACCAAACGCGATCAGCGACGCGTCGACACTGAGGCAGCCGAGATGGAGCAGGGCCTTCCCCGCTCCGCCATCCTCCGGCTTTGGCCGGACGACCGCCCGTTGCCGACCGAGGAAGAGCTGCACGCGCTCGCCGTACGTCAGCTGGAGGGCCACGACCGGCTCGCGTTGGCGGCACTGCGCAGGTCGACGCCGGCACAAGTGGTCACCGAGACCGCGATGCGAGCCGTCACAGTGCCGACACTCGGCATCGTGGGCACCAGCGATCCGTACGTCGAAGACTTCCTTCGGCTCGAGGAGATCATGCCGCAGCTGGAGTTGGTGACGATCGACGGCGCCGACCACGCCACCGCGCCCGGCCGAGCGGAGTTTCGGGATGCCTTGACGGCATTTCTGGCCCGCCGAGCCAGCGCTGACCTCTCGTAG
- a CDS encoding type 1 glutamine amidotransferase, whose protein sequence is MTRPILVIEHTAVDPPGRVGTWLRDEGLELEVIRPYAGEAQPNDLSRYAGLLVLGGDVGAYDDEVAPWLPATRALLAHAVDEQLPTLAICLGHQLLAVAAGGRVSRSPGGQQGGTPAVGLQAAAASDPLFREIAEDAVAAHWNNDIVVDLPPGAVELARTPSGVQAMRLGDQVWGVQFHPEVDADTVRLWAVADVDNGTLTAERAAEWLAELEENDAVLQSTWRPVIRRFAALLS, encoded by the coding sequence ATGACTCGTCCGATCCTCGTCATCGAGCACACGGCTGTCGACCCGCCGGGCCGAGTGGGCACCTGGTTGCGCGACGAAGGACTTGAGCTCGAGGTGATCCGGCCGTACGCCGGCGAGGCCCAGCCGAACGATCTGTCCCGCTACGCCGGGCTGCTGGTGCTGGGTGGTGACGTCGGGGCGTACGACGACGAAGTCGCACCGTGGCTGCCGGCCACCCGGGCGCTGCTCGCCCACGCGGTCGACGAGCAACTGCCGACGCTGGCGATCTGCCTCGGCCATCAGCTGCTGGCGGTAGCGGCGGGTGGTCGAGTGTCGCGCTCACCGGGCGGTCAGCAGGGCGGCACGCCGGCCGTCGGGCTGCAGGCAGCGGCTGCCTCGGATCCGCTGTTCCGCGAGATAGCCGAGGACGCGGTCGCCGCGCACTGGAACAACGACATCGTCGTCGACCTGCCGCCTGGCGCTGTCGAACTAGCCAGAACACCATCCGGCGTCCAGGCGATGCGGCTGGGTGATCAGGTCTGGGGTGTGCAGTTCCACCCGGAGGTCGACGCCGACACCGTACGGCTGTGGGCCGTCGCCGATGTCGACAACGGCACCCTGACTGCTGAGCGCGCGGCGGAATGGCTCGCCGAGCTGGAGGAGAACGACGCCGTGCTGCAATCGACCTGGCGACCGGTCATCCGCCGGTTCGCGGCGCTGCTGAGCTGA
- a CDS encoding MFS transporter, whose amino-acid sequence MIIWRSRFLRSAFLALLLSGIGVSATTPQLTLFLVGDLGASVPVAGLYYLVNFIAPVAGYLLGNLSDRQPDRLTLYRVCGVIGGLGWLLMCLATQVWMPFAIGAVALSLSGASMGLLFAAVRDDLTRQGSPAADRVIAAVRMAFTVGWIVGPILGSWFGAVYGLRPLLLATALLTVGQILPLGVQRVPRLVVEVSGRAVDTPGLGLAAVKRGSLAPLFGFVACCVLVMNSDTIKFAFLPLYMADDLGTSDTVRGAVIAIQPLVELALMPYFAWLADRIGPIRVVTIGAAFGVAANIAYATSEHVLGLFVGQLLMSALWAAIAGLGVTVAQQLYPYGVGLASSVFMSSIMLSGGLGGAIGGLGSALVGVPQVFYISAVLGAFGTAGLIVLAHRHPASSLAFSSAAPRTGG is encoded by the coding sequence GTGATCATCTGGCGTAGCCGGTTCCTGCGGTCGGCGTTCCTGGCGTTGCTGCTGTCCGGGATCGGGGTCTCGGCGACCACTCCGCAGCTCACGCTGTTCCTGGTCGGTGATCTCGGCGCGTCGGTGCCCGTGGCCGGCCTCTACTACCTGGTCAACTTCATCGCGCCGGTGGCCGGCTACCTCCTCGGCAATCTGTCCGATCGGCAGCCGGATCGCCTGACGCTTTATCGGGTGTGCGGCGTAATCGGCGGTCTCGGCTGGCTGCTGATGTGCCTGGCCACCCAGGTGTGGATGCCGTTCGCGATCGGCGCTGTGGCACTGAGTCTTTCCGGGGCGTCGATGGGGCTGCTGTTCGCGGCGGTCCGCGACGACCTGACCCGGCAGGGGAGTCCGGCGGCCGACCGGGTGATCGCGGCGGTCCGGATGGCCTTCACCGTCGGCTGGATCGTCGGTCCGATCCTGGGCAGCTGGTTCGGTGCGGTGTACGGGCTGCGGCCGTTGTTGCTGGCCACCGCGTTGCTGACCGTCGGCCAGATCCTGCCGCTGGGCGTGCAGCGGGTGCCCCGGTTGGTCGTCGAGGTGTCCGGTCGGGCGGTTGACACGCCGGGTCTGGGTCTGGCTGCCGTGAAACGTGGGTCGCTGGCGCCGCTGTTCGGGTTCGTCGCCTGCTGTGTGCTGGTGATGAACAGCGACACGATCAAGTTCGCGTTCCTGCCCCTCTACATGGCTGATGACCTCGGCACCTCCGATACGGTCCGCGGCGCGGTGATCGCCATCCAGCCGCTGGTGGAGCTGGCGCTGATGCCGTACTTCGCCTGGCTCGCCGATCGGATCGGCCCGATCCGGGTGGTGACGATCGGTGCTGCGTTCGGAGTCGCCGCCAACATCGCGTACGCGACCAGTGAGCACGTACTCGGCCTGTTCGTGGGCCAGCTGCTGATGTCCGCGCTGTGGGCGGCAATCGCCGGGCTCGGGGTGACGGTGGCGCAGCAGCTCTATCCGTACGGTGTTGGTCTTGCCTCGTCGGTGTTCATGAGCTCGATCATGCTGAGCGGTGGACTCGGTGGAGCGATCGGCGGGCTCGGCTCGGCGCTGGTTGGCGTGCCCCAGGTGTTCTACATCTCCGCAGTGCTGGGTGCGTTCGGCACGGCAGGTCTGATCGTGCTGGCGCACCGCCACCCGGCGAGCAGTCTGGCCTTCAGCTCAGCAGCGCCGCGAACCGGCGGATGA
- a CDS encoding uroporphyrinogen-III synthase, with amino-acid sequence MTFPPLTGFRIGVTSDRRSDDLIAALERRGATVMHAPSLKIAPNDEDTALAEETQAVIESRPEVVLVTTGYGMRRWFEVADAAGLGAELTDALESAKILARGPKSVGEVRAAGLEELAVSANDTTAALIDAVEQHSLTGLRTVIQLHAYTDRAQLARLRGLSARLWTVTPYRWVQPAGSDRLQKLIDAACDRQLDAITFTSAPGAEATLAAAKSMGRLGELIAALNDDVLAATVGPVSAGPLRHAGAQVLTPDRYRLGALIRLVTEELGERRVIRWRTDDVELELRGKVVVVAGKAVVLSRNSLALFKLLAHDGALVSRQELLRSLPDGADDHALEVAMSRLRQALGVPGLIATIVKRGYRLNAVRL; translated from the coding sequence ATGACCTTTCCCCCGCTCACCGGCTTCCGGATCGGCGTCACCTCGGACCGCCGCTCCGACGACCTGATCGCTGCCCTGGAGCGACGCGGTGCAACCGTCATGCACGCCCCGTCGCTCAAGATCGCCCCGAATGACGAGGACACCGCACTCGCCGAGGAGACCCAGGCGGTGATCGAGTCCCGACCCGAGGTGGTACTTGTCACGACCGGATACGGCATGCGGCGCTGGTTCGAGGTCGCTGACGCAGCCGGACTGGGAGCCGAGCTCACCGATGCGCTCGAGTCGGCCAAGATCTTGGCGCGCGGCCCGAAGTCCGTCGGCGAAGTCCGTGCGGCTGGCCTGGAGGAGCTGGCAGTCAGTGCCAACGACACCACCGCGGCACTGATCGACGCGGTCGAGCAGCACTCCTTGACCGGGCTACGCACGGTGATCCAGCTGCATGCCTACACCGACCGAGCCCAGTTGGCCCGACTCCGCGGCCTGAGCGCTCGGCTGTGGACGGTCACCCCGTACCGCTGGGTGCAACCCGCCGGCTCCGACCGGCTGCAGAAGCTGATCGACGCCGCGTGCGATCGGCAGTTGGACGCGATCACCTTCACCAGCGCTCCCGGGGCCGAGGCGACGCTGGCCGCCGCCAAGTCGATGGGCCGGCTGGGCGAGCTGATCGCCGCACTGAACGACGACGTCCTAGCCGCGACGGTCGGCCCGGTGTCCGCCGGCCCACTACGCCACGCCGGTGCCCAGGTCCTGACCCCGGATCGCTATCGGCTCGGCGCCCTGATCCGGCTGGTCACCGAGGAACTGGGCGAACGCCGAGTGATCCGCTGGCGCACCGACGATGTCGAACTGGAACTGCGCGGCAAGGTGGTCGTCGTGGCCGGCAAGGCAGTGGTGCTCAGCCGCAACTCCTTGGCCCTGTTCAAACTGCTGGCGCACGACGGCGCGCTGGTCAGCCGTCAGGAACTGTTGCGCTCGCTGCCCGACGGCGCCGACGATCACGCGCTCGAGGTGGCAATGAGCCGGCTCCGGCAGGCCCTGGGCGTGCCTGGCCTGATCGCCACCATCGTGAAACGCGGCTACCGGCTGAACGCCGTACGCCTCTAG
- a CDS encoding GAF domain-containing protein yields MGRRDALAIPPGADPGRLSRHLNALHDSFVSSGAIDPALRAVVSDSWRRSVRSGVDPEHSLARLPLDDARLADARALHPLAIAMPVIRRLLVEDAAEAGLLVAVSDAAGQLLWVEGDPVLRARAEQMNFLPGADWSENSAGTNAPGTALALGRPVQIFGPEHLLRPVTPWSCSAAPIREPDTGAILGVLDLTGGPEVAGPQTLALVRATVAAVEAELRISRLVSPSVAAAGARDSSSTLPRLEVLGRRSALFSYPGTTTELSLRHSEIMLLLATSADGLSSAELGVALSDDDQAMVTIRAELSRLRSQLGPFPLHSRPYRLPRLSTDVDDLRADLAAGRLRQAVARYRGPVLPASRAPGVEQLREDLHRQLRGRLLAGDDPDALLAFADTPYGREDFDVWSRALAVLSPSSSRLPEVTEHLVKLDLGLR; encoded by the coding sequence ATGGGTCGACGCGACGCCCTGGCGATCCCGCCGGGCGCTGATCCCGGACGCCTGAGCCGGCACCTCAATGCGCTGCATGACAGCTTCGTGAGCTCGGGCGCAATCGACCCCGCCCTCCGTGCCGTCGTCTCGGACTCCTGGCGGCGCAGCGTCCGCAGTGGGGTGGATCCTGAGCACTCGCTGGCCCGCCTACCGCTGGACGACGCCCGACTGGCCGACGCCCGCGCCCTGCATCCACTGGCCATCGCGATGCCGGTGATCCGGCGGCTGCTGGTCGAAGACGCCGCCGAGGCCGGTCTGCTGGTGGCGGTCAGCGACGCCGCCGGGCAACTGCTCTGGGTGGAGGGTGACCCGGTGCTGCGAGCCCGGGCAGAACAGATGAACTTCCTGCCCGGGGCGGACTGGAGTGAGAACTCCGCAGGCACCAACGCGCCCGGCACGGCACTCGCCCTGGGCCGCCCGGTGCAGATCTTCGGACCGGAGCACCTGCTCCGGCCCGTCACGCCCTGGAGCTGCTCGGCGGCACCGATCCGTGAGCCCGACACCGGTGCGATCCTCGGGGTGCTGGACCTGACCGGCGGGCCGGAGGTCGCCGGACCGCAGACCCTCGCGCTGGTCCGAGCCACCGTCGCAGCCGTGGAGGCGGAGCTGCGGATCAGCCGGTTGGTCTCCCCGTCTGTCGCAGCGGCCGGCGCACGCGACAGTTCGTCGACCCTGCCGCGGCTGGAGGTGCTCGGCCGCCGTTCGGCACTCTTCTCCTACCCGGGCACGACCACGGAGCTGAGTCTGCGGCACAGCGAGATCATGCTGCTCCTGGCCACCTCGGCCGACGGTCTGTCCAGTGCCGAGCTCGGGGTCGCGCTGAGCGATGACGACCAGGCCATGGTCACCATCCGAGCAGAGTTGTCCCGGCTGCGCTCGCAGTTGGGCCCCTTCCCCCTGCACTCACGGCCCTATCGACTCCCCCGGCTCTCCACCGATGTCGATGATCTTCGCGCGGACCTTGCGGCGGGTCGGCTACGCCAAGCGGTGGCACGCTACCGCGGACCCGTGCTGCCGGCCTCCCGCGCCCCCGGAGTGGAGCAACTCCGCGAGGATCTGCATCGGCAGCTTCGCGGCAGGCTGCTTGCCGGCGACGATCCTGATGCGCTGCTGGCGTTCGCCGACACGCCCTATGGGCGGGAGGACTTCGACGTCTGGTCACGTGCCCTCGCCGTCTTGTCACCGTCGTCGTCGCGACTGCCGGAAGTGACCGAGCACCTGGTCAAACTCGATCTGGGCCTGCGGTAA
- the adh gene encoding aldehyde dehydrogenase: MSVYAAPNTEGSVVSYKSRYDNWIGGEWVPPVKGQYFENPSPVTGKTFCEIARGTAEDIELALDAAHAAAPAWGKTAPNERANILNKIADRIEANLEMLAVGETWDNGKAVRETLAADLPLAVDHFRYFAGVLRAQEGHISQIDEDTVAYHFHEPLGVVGQIIPWNFPILMATWKLAPALAAGNAVVLKPAEQTPASIMLLIELIADLLPPGVLNVVNGFGVEAGKPLASSSRIRKIAFTGETTTGRLIMQYASQNLIPVTLELGGKSPNIFFDDVSAKEDAFYDKCLEGFAMFALNQGEVCTCPSRALIQNSIIDSFLPAATERTKNILQGNPLDTETMMGAQASNDQLEKILSYIQIGAEEGARIITGGERVDLGGDLSGGYYVAPTIFQGHNKMRIFQEEIFGPVVAVTGFDDYDDAIEIANDTLYGLGAGVWSRDINTAYRAGRDIQAGRVWTNCYHAYPAHAAFGGYKGSGIGRENHAMMLDHYQQTKNLLVSYSPNALGFF; this comes from the coding sequence ATGAGCGTCTACGCAGCACCGAACACCGAGGGCTCTGTCGTCAGCTACAAGTCCCGCTACGACAATTGGATCGGCGGCGAGTGGGTCCCGCCGGTCAAGGGTCAGTACTTCGAGAACCCGTCGCCGGTCACCGGCAAGACCTTCTGCGAGATAGCCAGAGGCACCGCCGAGGACATCGAGCTCGCCCTCGACGCCGCCCATGCGGCTGCCCCGGCCTGGGGCAAGACCGCGCCGAACGAGCGAGCCAACATCTTGAACAAGATCGCCGACCGGATCGAGGCGAACCTGGAGATGCTCGCCGTCGGCGAGACCTGGGACAACGGCAAGGCCGTACGCGAGACGCTGGCCGCCGATCTCCCGCTGGCCGTGGACCACTTCCGCTACTTCGCCGGGGTGCTGAGAGCCCAGGAAGGTCACATCTCCCAGATCGACGAGGACACCGTCGCCTACCACTTCCATGAGCCGCTGGGCGTGGTCGGTCAGATCATCCCGTGGAACTTCCCGATCCTGATGGCGACCTGGAAGCTGGCCCCGGCGCTGGCCGCCGGCAACGCGGTCGTCCTGAAGCCCGCCGAGCAGACCCCGGCGTCGATCATGCTGCTGATCGAGCTGATCGCCGACCTGCTGCCGCCCGGCGTGCTGAACGTCGTCAACGGATTCGGGGTCGAGGCCGGCAAGCCGCTCGCCTCGTCCAGCCGGATCCGCAAGATCGCGTTCACCGGCGAGACCACCACCGGCCGGCTGATCATGCAGTACGCCAGCCAGAACCTCATCCCGGTCACCCTCGAGCTCGGCGGCAAGAGCCCGAACATCTTCTTCGACGATGTCAGCGCCAAGGAGGATGCCTTCTACGACAAGTGTCTCGAGGGATTCGCGATGTTCGCCCTCAATCAGGGTGAGGTCTGCACCTGCCCGAGCCGGGCGCTGATCCAGAACTCGATCATCGACTCGTTCCTGCCCGCCGCCACCGAGCGGACCAAGAACATCCTGCAGGGCAACCCGCTGGACACCGAGACGATGATGGGTGCCCAGGCCAGCAACGACCAGCTGGAGAAGATCCTGTCCTACATCCAGATCGGCGCCGAGGAGGGCGCCAGGATCATCACCGGTGGTGAGCGGGTCGACCTCGGCGGCGACCTGTCCGGCGGCTACTACGTGGCGCCGACGATCTTCCAGGGTCACAACAAGATGCGAATCTTCCAGGAGGAGATCTTCGGCCCCGTGGTCGCAGTCACCGGATTCGACGATTACGACGACGCCATCGAGATCGCCAACGACACCTTGTACGGGCTCGGGGCCGGGGTCTGGTCCCGCGACATCAACACCGCCTACCGGGCCGGTCGCGACATCCAGGCCGGCCGGGTCTGGACCAACTGCTACCACGCCTACCCGGCGCATGCGGCCTTCGGCGGCTACAAGGGCTCGGGCATCGGTCGGGAGAACCACGCGATGATGCTCGACCACTATCAGCAGACGAAGAACCTGTTGGTGTCCTACTCACCCAACGCGCTGGGCTTCTTCTGA
- a CDS encoding DUF779 domain-containing protein, whose product MNARRVDVSAEAAEMIRRLTAEHGPVMFHQSGGCCDGSSPMCYPKGDFWTSDADAFLGTIDVGLDEPVEVWMSASQFAYWRHTHLTIDIVPGRGAGFSLEGPTGFRFLIRSRLFTDDEYAELGETRPEVGVQ is encoded by the coding sequence GTGAACGCCAGGCGCGTCGACGTCTCGGCGGAGGCGGCGGAGATGATCCGCCGCCTCACTGCCGAGCACGGTCCGGTGATGTTCCACCAGTCCGGCGGCTGCTGCGACGGATCCTCCCCGATGTGCTATCCGAAGGGCGACTTCTGGACCAGCGACGCGGACGCGTTCCTCGGCACCATCGACGTCGGGCTGGACGAGCCGGTCGAGGTGTGGATGAGCGCGTCCCAGTTCGCTTACTGGCGGCACACCCACCTCACGATCGACATCGTCCCCGGCCGGGGTGCCGGCTTCTCACTCGAGGGCCCGACCGGCTTCCGGTTCCTGATCAGGTCCCGGCTGTTCACCGACGACGAGTACGCCGAACTGGGCGAAACCCGGCCTGAGGTCGGGGTGCAGTGA
- a CDS encoding serine hydrolase — MVETEPAGGGFYAGPPPFDVDHAELVSTVGDYYRFLRLLVDGGVVDGRRLLSVEHVRAMTTDQVPASVKTPDSFLPGFWDGMGWGFGVCVQLAGPHAGRYGWSGGQGTDFLVDPDGRISILLTQVELCDPIWGLFMEFQEIG; from the coding sequence TTGGTCGAGACCGAGCCGGCCGGCGGGGGCTTCTATGCCGGGCCACCCCCCTTCGACGTCGACCATGCCGAGTTGGTGTCGACCGTAGGTGACTACTACCGATTCCTGCGGCTGCTCGTCGATGGTGGGGTGGTCGATGGCCGGCGTCTGCTGTCGGTTGAGCATGTCCGGGCGATGACCACCGACCAGGTCCCGGCGAGTGTGAAGACCCCGGACAGCTTCCTCCCCGGATTCTGGGACGGGATGGGCTGGGGCTTCGGCGTCTGCGTCCAACTCGCCGGTCCGCATGCCGGGCGGTACGGCTGGTCCGGCGGCCAGGGCACCGACTTCCTCGTCGATCCGGATGGCCGGATCAGCATCCTGCTCACCCAGGTCGAACTGTGTGATCCGATCTGGGGTCTCTTCATGGAGTTCCAGGAGATCGGGTAG
- a CDS encoding serine hydrolase domain-containing protein: protein MSAQLKTLLARHVEADTIPGAVALICGPDGDPEVVTVGSAVVGGPAIQADAIMRIQSMTKAITTVAALRLVESGQLGLDDPVDTWLPELANRRVLTSPTAELSETVPAARPITLRHLLTNTSGYGMEWALSPLQRAMAENGTEAGAEPVSCGAGEWLSRLTELPLAFQPGEGWRYHHSFGILGILISRITGRPTGDHLRDDLFEPLGMTDTAFWGADREDGSAIACLSVRRHRIGRDRAGRRGLLCRATPLRRRPCRVGVDRR from the coding sequence ATGAGCGCACAACTGAAGACACTGCTCGCCCGTCACGTCGAGGCCGACACGATTCCTGGTGCAGTGGCGCTGATCTGCGGTCCGGACGGTGACCCTGAGGTGGTGACCGTGGGGTCGGCTGTCGTCGGTGGTCCAGCCATCCAGGCCGACGCGATCATGAGGATCCAATCAATGACCAAGGCCATCACCACCGTGGCGGCGCTGCGTCTGGTCGAGTCGGGACAGCTCGGACTCGATGATCCTGTGGACACCTGGCTGCCCGAGCTGGCGAACCGGCGGGTGCTGACCTCGCCAACCGCCGAGCTGTCCGAGACCGTGCCAGCTGCGCGGCCGATCACGCTGCGACACCTGCTGACCAACACCAGCGGGTACGGGATGGAGTGGGCCCTGTCGCCGCTGCAGCGTGCGATGGCGGAGAACGGTACCGAGGCCGGGGCGGAACCGGTCAGCTGCGGCGCCGGCGAGTGGTTGAGCCGGCTGACCGAGCTGCCGCTGGCCTTCCAGCCGGGCGAGGGCTGGCGCTATCACCACTCCTTCGGGATCTTGGGCATCTTGATCTCGCGGATCACCGGTCGACCGACCGGGGACCACCTCCGCGACGATCTGTTCGAGCCACTCGGGATGACCGACACCGCGTTCTGGGGTGCCGACCGAGAAGACGGATCGGCTATCGCCTGCCTATCGGTTCGACGACACCGGATTGGTCGAGACCGAGCCGGCCGGCGGGGGCTTCTATGCCGGGCCACCCCCCTTCGACGTCGACCATGCCGAGTTGGTGTCGACCGTAGGTGA